From the Methanobacterium petrolearium genome, the window AACTGCCAGGGTCAGGACCAGATCCATCTGACTGGTGGTCTTCTGGAGTACAAAACCTCCCAGATCCTCAATAAGCTCCGTCATTTCTTCATGCTTGTGAACTCCACCGATATAAGTTAAGGTTTCATACATAATCTCTTCTCCAGAATATGATATCGCAGTTGTGCTCTTTCCAGGGGATTTTTGGGGGCATTTTTATGGGAAGGAAGTTCCACAGCCCTGCTACCCATGAACTCTATTTCCTTCATGAAATCCTGGTTAAAGTCATCTTTCAGGTAGTCTGGAAAGACCACAAAGTCAGGTTCATCTTCTACCAGGACAAATCCCATATCTTCAACTATGTCTCTGATAAAATTTGAGTACACCTTAACTTTTATTTTTTTCCTTTCATCACACCCGTCCCCTTTAGGGTTACCATAGTTCAGATAATAAGCTTTAAATTCTCCAGTATCAAGTTTTTCCGTGCCTAAAACATTAGAAATTTTATCAATGCTTTCATATATCTGTTTAAATGTGTTTAACTTTATTTTTAAGGCATGAATTTTTGTTTCTGTCTCAGAAAGAACAATGGCTAAATCAGCCCCTTCAAAATTGTTGTCGGTTTTTACTGTATATTCTAAAACACCAGCCAGTCTTACTACTTCCTGACACATAGGAGTGGTAAAAATATTCATAAGCACCTCAAATTTTTGTTAAAGTAACGATCTATAATTTACTAGATCTAATTTATCATCTTGCATTGTAAAATGTTATTGATAGAACCATTTATATGAATTATAACATTATTTGAAAAAAAGAATCTGGAAAGAGTTTAAAATCTCTAATTTAACCATTGAGTTCCTCTCATTAAGTTCTAAGAAGACTTACCAAAGATTTAAATAATAAATAAAATAAAAAAAGAACATAACAAGACTGTTTAATAGTGGTCTCGGGATGTGAATGAATTGTTTGGTGCAGATGAAACTCCAAAAACAGCCCCTATAAAAGAAGGGGAAGAATACGAAGTCAAAATCGAGGATGTAGGTAAAGAAGGCGATGGAATCACACGAATTGAAGGTTTCGTGGTCTTTGTGCCTGAAACAAAGGTAGGTGAAGAGGTTAAAGTTCGGATAACCTCAGTTCGGAGAAGATTCGCTTTTGCCGAGAAAGTCCCGGAATAAAAAAATAACAAAAAAATATTTATTTTTCACTCTTATTATCTATTTTTGGTGTACAAATGCAGGTTTCCTTAAGTTTAGAGAGATCATTTTCCCATGATGTTGCTATAATGGTGGATGTTTTGCGCGCCAGTACCACCATCACTATTGCCCTGGAAAAAATTCCCTATGTTATCCCTACACTGGAAATAGAAGAAGCACTGGTTATGGCACCGAAACATCAGGCGTTCCTAGCCGGTGAAAGAGATGGTGCAACCATTGAAGGATTTGACACTGGTAACTCACCACTGGAAATCCAGAAATTAAGTGGTAACACCCTGATTATCACCACAACTAATGGAACCCGAATTTTAAAAGGGATCAAAGGCCGTGCATTTATAGGTTCATTTATAAATGCCAGGGCAGTTGCCCAAAAAGCCAGTAACATTGCTTCAGAACATGTAGAAGTGGTTATGGCGGGAGTGAGAGGAAAATTCGCTATAGAAGATTTTTTAGGTGCTGGAGAAATAATTACCCATCTACAGGATCATGAACTTGATGAAATGGCCCAATCAGCACTTTTAGCAGTTCAAAATCCAGAACTGGTTGATTATCATGTTAAAAACTCCCGGTCAGCACGCAAACTTCGAAAACTAGGATTTGGTGAAGATGTGGAATTCTGCCTCCAGCGTGATATCTCACAGATAGCTCCCCAATTTAAAGAGGGTATTATAAGAATTTCAGAATAACTGAAAAATAACAAGCTTTTTATAAAGTCATTATATAAGGCATATAATCAAAATTTATAAAACTATACAAATAAATCTAGTTTCATAGTTTTCAGTTTAATTAGAGTGATTTAATGGCACCTGACAATCTAAAAATCATCGGTACAGCCCATGTATCTGAAAAAAGTGTTGAAGAAGTAAGAAACACTATTTTGGAATCAAAACCAGATGTTGTGGCAGTGGAACTTGATGCTGCCCGTTATCAGAACTTGTTAAATGAAAAAAACGGCGTCCAGACTGATAAAGAGATAAAGATAAGGGAAATCTTAAAAGGGAATAATTTAACCATGTTTTTGGTTAGTGGGTTTCTCAGCTATTTCCAGAAAAAGATTGGAGAAGAAGTGGGAGTTAAACCCGGTTCAGAGATGCTGGCTGCAGCCGAAGCTGCCCAAGAAGCAGGAGCCAGGGTGGCACTCATTGACCGGGACATTCAAATAACCCTTAAACGGGCCTTAAATCATATGACCTTCTGGGAAAAGGCCAAATTTGTGTATAGTATCATTGCATCATTTTTCACAGATGATGAAGCAATTGAAGACATTGAAAGCATAAAAGAGGGTGATGCACTGGAAGAAGTAATGGGCTACTTCCAGGAGATGTCCCCCCACGCCTACGAAGTTCTGGTAAAAGAAAGGGATGCTTACATGGCCAGGATGCTCCTGGATCTTGATGGAGATGTGGTGGCAGTAGTGGGTGCAGGCCACAAAGAGGGAATCAGGGAGAAAATGGAACATCCCGAGGAAATACCTCCACTTCACCAGCTTTTAGAATTGAAAAAACAAAAAATAACAGTTACTAATGTTATTCTATTTGCCCTCCCTGCATCATTCATCATAATATTTGCAGCTGCCCTAATAAATGGCATCAACATCCAAGGGGGACTCCTGTACTTTGTCCTGCTCACTGGTGGCCTTGCATTTCTGGGCTCATTACTGGCAGGATCAAAAATTCCTTCAGCCATAACCGCATTCTTGGTAGCCCCAATAACCTCCATACACCCCCTTCTGGCTGCTGGTTGGTTTGCAGGGATAGTGGAAGCAAAACTACGAGGGGTATCCATGGATGATCTTTCCGATCTATCCAAAACTGAAAGTTTACGTGATCTCTGGAATAATAATCTCTTCAGAATCCTTTTAGTGGTGGTGGGGGCCAACATTGGATGCAGTATTGGAACATTCCTTTCCATACCTAACGTTCTTTTACCCTTAATCAACCAGTTAATGGGTTTATAAGATTTATAAAATGGATCATGGTAATATGGGAATTGAATGATGTAGGGGGAATGTTTTAATTAATTAGAAAAAACCCCAGTTTAATGAGTTGGTTAAATGTATTTGATATTCAGATGTGACTGTGGGCGGGCAGTATACGCCAAAGAGAGTGTGAAGCGTAAAAAATGTGTTTGTGGTAAAAATTTAAAGGTCTCTGAAAGGCGAATCCTGGCCAAAACTCAAGATCCACAAGAAGCCTCAAAGAAGGTGCAGGAACTTCAGGAAGAAAAGTATGGTGAAGCAATTTTCACCACTGCAGATAAGATCAAACGGTAACAATATCTAATAAAATACATGAACTATACTAAGGGAGATATGGTGATTATGTGGGTTGGGAGGAGTTAGATTTTAAAACTCAAACAGTAATTGAGTTTTTATTGACAACCATCCCCGTTTTATCGTTTATCCTCCCTATTTACAACAGTTTAATTGGTCCACCCACCTGGGACTATCCCATACCCTAATTATCAACTATAACATCAATATTATCAATTAACCACTTTTTTATTTCTATTTTAGGCATATTAATTAAAAGGATTAAATAATCATATAGGAAGATAAAAAGACTCATTAATAAAACATCAGGTTTAATTATGAGTGGTAAAAATTTCGCAAAACTCACTCAAGCCGGTGAGAGAAAAAACATAGAATTCAAAGAAAACCTTAATTCTAAAACTCATCTTTTCACTGAGCGTAAACAACAACTGGCATCCCAGATGAAGTATCGTCTGGAGAGGGGGTATGGTGAAGCTATTTATTTTATAGGAGTTGACGATAATGGTCAACTACTGGGACTCACCCAACCAGAGATGAATGAATCACTACACGTTCTGGGTGAACTTGCCCACGAAATAAACTCCAAAATCATGGATGTGGAAACCGAACCAGCAGGTAGAGGTGAAGTGGCAAAGGTGATCATCAGCCGCCAGCAAACCAACCAACCTGACCACCTGCTAATTGGAGTTGCCGGCCATGTAGATCATGGAAAAAGCACCCTGGTGGGAACATTAACCACCGGATCCCTTGACTCCGGTTCAGGAAGCACCAGAATCTTCCTGGATGTTCAAAAACATGAAATTGAACGGGGACTGTCTGCTGATCTTTCCTTTGCAGTTTACGGGTTCAGTGAGGGAGAAACTGTAAGGATTAAAAATCCTTTAAATAAGCGTGAAAAAGCTCTTTTAGTTGAAAAATGTGATAAACTTGTTTCCTTCGTTGACACTGTTGGCCATGAACCCTGGCTCCGCACTACCATCCGTGGTATTGTGGGACAGAAACTGAGTCATGGTTTACTGGTAGTATCAGCTGATCAAGGACCAACACACATCACCAGGGAGCATTTAGGCATTATACTGGCCATGGACTTACCAGTCATCGTAGTGATAACTAAAATTGACATGGTAAGCCCTGAAAGAATAAAAACAGTCCGTCAGGATATCTTTGACCTGTTGAAACTGGTGGGTCGAATACCATACATGGTAGAAAGTCCCAAAGATGCTGATTTTTTGACTGAAAACATGAACCACCACCTGGTACCAGTTATTAAAGCATCTCCTGTCACCGGTGAAGGTTTAGAAATTTTAGATCGGCTTTTTTCAGGTCTTAAAATCCCATCCTATGAGGAAGATTCTAAAAAACCGTTCATGATGTATATTGATAAGATATACTCAGTTGTTGGTGTGGGAACTGTGGTAAGCGGCACTATACGGCAGGGTACTGTTAAAAAAGGTGAAAAGCTGATTTTGGGCCCTTTTAGTTCTGGTGATTTTGTTCCAGTGAATGTCAGATCCATAGAAATGCATCATTACCGTAAGGAGAATGCTAGTGTAGGGGAAGTGGTGGGTATTTCCATCACCGGAGTTGAAATGACTGAAATTAAAAGAGGCATGATTATTTGTCATCCTGACTATAACCCCAGTGCAGTGCGAGAATTTGACGCAGATGTAGCCATACTGGTACACCCAACCACAATTAAAGAAGGTTATGAATGTATAACCCACATAGAGACCATAGCAGAAACCACCTGCTTTAAACCCATTGAAAATGAATATTTATCAGCCGGAGACACTGGTAAGATTAGAATGAGATTCAAATACCGTCCTTTTGCAATACGTGAAGGTCAAAAACTAATATTTAGAGAAGGGAAGAGTAAAGGAGTGGGCACTGTAACCCGCCTGGTCAGTTAATCGTGTTGATCTTTTTTCTTATTTTATTTTCATATCATTGTTATTTTTTTTGTATTCTATTATCCCGGTTATTATCTATTTTAGCTCATTATTATACTCAAGTTGATTTTTTACAAATTCTCGAATTTCACAGGCTTTGCATACAGAAGCAGCAGATGGCTCACCGCATATTTCACATTCTGAAAGTTTAATCTCTTTTTTATTTATCTTAAGACTTTTCTGAAAAAATCTAAGAATTTTCATCTTGGTTCCGGGTCTATCTTCTTCCAATTGGTTTAAATAGTTTTTCAGACGTGACCTAAGAGACTGATGTGCATAAGGACATTCTGCCAGATGTACATCCATTTCATTCAAAACTGCCCACATACCTACCTCTTTTTCCGGTATGCACCATAATGGTTTAATACGTGGCACCAGTTTAGGGTGGATACGTTGCTGTCTGGGCCCGAACTTGGCAAAACGCCTTACATCTGCCCGGGCAAAACTCATAAGAAATGATTGAATTTCATCATCAAGATTATGTCCTGTGGCTAATTTATCAACCCCAAGATCATGAGCAGTTCGGTTTAGAAGGTAGCGTCTGAAAACACCACAGGGGACACAAGCAGTCTGATAATAACTTTCAGACTGATCAAGGGTTATTCCGAACTCTTTTTTAAGGGAAATCTCATGGTAATCCACCCCTAATTGGTATGCATTATTTCGGGCAGATTTCAACCCATCCTCACGATAACCCCCTATCCCTTCATCAATAGCAATAGCCAATAGTTTAAAATCAAAATCTGATTCTTTTTGAATTTTATCAAGAAGATGTAATGTTAATACACTGTCTTTTCCACCAGAAAGGGCTACGACCACCCTATCTCCATCATCTATGAGTTTATAATCCTTTATAATTTTTTTAACCTTTTTTTCAAGTTCCTGGTTGAAATTTTCAGGATCAAGGGGTTTCATAAAAATTATATGAACAGAGGCACATAAATAAGAGTATGATATCAGCAGAACTGACCATAATCCCCCTAGGCACATCTGGAACCAGTTTAAGCAACTATGTGGCTGTTGCTATAGCTGCTCTTGATGAAACGGGCATAAAATATCAGTTGAGTGGCATGGGAACTTTACTGGAGGCTGAAACTCCTGATGAACTTTTTGATGCCATTAAAATAGCTCATGAAGCAGTTCTTTCAGCGGGTGTGGATCGTGTGGTGACCAGTGTCAATATCGACGATCGCAGGGATCGTGACAGAACCATGACTGATAAGATACGTTCCGTAGAGAAGAAACTGGGATAAAAATAGTAAAAATGGAAAATTAAAGAATTTACTCAAATAAATTCTCTGAAGCAGCTTCCAATGAAATGGCTATTTTTTCCAACTCTTCAATAGTCAACCCAGGGTGTACAGGTAATGAAAGAACTTCAAGGGCAGCTTTTTCTGTTTCAGGCCAGTTATCATCATATCCCCTGTCCTGATAAAGTTTTTGTTTATATATGGGGATAGGGTAATGTATTCCAGTTCCAATTCCTTCCTGGTTCAAATATTCCATCAAAGCATTCCTTTTACCTTCTTTAACTCGCACAGTATATTGATGGAACACGTGTTTTACTTTTGGGGAAACATATGGCGGTTTGATACCGGTTAAACCTTTTATGTGCTCCTTAAGGTATTCAGCGTTTTCTATCCGTTTTTGGTTAAACCCATCCAACTTCTTAAGTTGTACCAGGCCAATACTGGCAGATATATCAGTCATTCGGAAGTTATATCCAAGAATTTCATGTTTATACCGTTCTTTTTCACCATGAGCCCTTAAAATCCGAGCCATGTCGGCCATATGGGAGTTGTTTGTGGTAATCATACCCCCCTCACTGGTAGTCATGTTTTTAGTAGGATAAAAACTGAAACATGCCATATCTCCCATGGATCCCACCATTTTATCTTTGATCATTGCACCGTGAGCTTGGGCAGCATCTTCAATAACCCTTAGATCATGTTCTTTGGCTATCTGTTTTATCCGGTCCATCTGTGCTGGTTGACCATAAAGATGTACTGGTATGATTGCTTTGGTTTTCTCTGTGATAGCCCCCTCAATGAGTTCTGGATTTAAATTAAAGGTTTTAAGATCTATATCTACAAAGACAGGCTTTGCATCCACATATAGTGCACAGTTACTGGTAGCTGCAAAGCTGAAAGGAGTGGTTATGACTTCATCACCCTTCCCTACCCCTGCAGAAAGCAATGCCAGATGTAATGCTGTGGTGCCTGAACTTACAGCAATGGCATGTTCAGTTCCAACGTAACTGGCAAATTCTTCTTCAAACTCTGCTACTTTAGGGCCTTGGGCTATGAATCCTGATTTTAATACCTTTTCAACTTCTTCAATCTCTTCTTCACCTATAAGGGGCTTGGCAATTGGTATCATTAAATTCACCTTAAATTTTTACTGATAAAATGGTATAAAGCAATCAAATAAACTATCATTAGGTAAATAACCACGAATTATTTCTTTAAGAACTACATCTTTAAAATATTCAACTATATCCTTAATTTTCCATTGATTGATCATACATAAAAACATACCTAATTTCTAAAAATAGAGGATGTAAAAGAAGAATAATTAGAATTTGATACTTTTTTAACGGAATATTTTCACAAGATCGTCTTTCCGGTTCCAGAACAGAATTACAATTGTTATAACGGCTGCCAGGATCAAGAATGGCAGACCAGTGAAGGGTTCTGAGGCTTCGGAAGTAACCACGGATGGCAGACCCGGGAGGCCAGAATCTGCAGAATTATACAATAAAGCAATATAAAGGTTGTTTGCAATGTGAACCCCCATAGCAGTTTCTATTCCATTATCCCCCAGTGTTATCACCCCTAACATTAAGCCAATGATA encodes:
- a CDS encoding MTH1187 family thiamine-binding protein codes for the protein MISAELTIIPLGTSGTSLSNYVAVAIAALDETGIKYQLSGMGTLLEAETPDELFDAIKIAHEAVLSAGVDRVVTSVNIDDRRDRDRTMTDKIRSVEKKLG
- a CDS encoding TraB/GumN family protein, with the protein product MAPDNLKIIGTAHVSEKSVEEVRNTILESKPDVVAVELDAARYQNLLNEKNGVQTDKEIKIREILKGNNLTMFLVSGFLSYFQKKIGEEVGVKPGSEMLAAAEAAQEAGARVALIDRDIQITLKRALNHMTFWEKAKFVYSIIASFFTDDEAIEDIESIKEGDALEEVMGYFQEMSPHAYEVLVKERDAYMARMLLDLDGDVVAVVGAGHKEGIREKMEHPEEIPPLHQLLELKKQKITVTNVILFALPASFIIIFAAALINGINIQGGLLYFVLLTGGLAFLGSLLAGSKIPSAITAFLVAPITSIHPLLAAGWFAGIVEAKLRGVSMDDLSDLSKTESLRDLWNNNLFRILLVVVGANIGCSIGTFLSIPNVLLPLINQLMGL
- a CDS encoding TRAM domain-containing protein → MFGADETPKTAPIKEGEEYEVKIEDVGKEGDGITRIEGFVVFVPETKVGEEVKVRITSVRRRFAFAEKVPE
- a CDS encoding GTPBP1 family GTP-binding protein, which gives rise to MSGKNFAKLTQAGERKNIEFKENLNSKTHLFTERKQQLASQMKYRLERGYGEAIYFIGVDDNGQLLGLTQPEMNESLHVLGELAHEINSKIMDVETEPAGRGEVAKVIISRQQTNQPDHLLIGVAGHVDHGKSTLVGTLTTGSLDSGSGSTRIFLDVQKHEIERGLSADLSFAVYGFSEGETVRIKNPLNKREKALLVEKCDKLVSFVDTVGHEPWLRTTIRGIVGQKLSHGLLVVSADQGPTHITREHLGIILAMDLPVIVVITKIDMVSPERIKTVRQDIFDLLKLVGRIPYMVESPKDADFLTENMNHHLVPVIKASPVTGEGLEILDRLFSGLKIPSYEEDSKKPFMMYIDKIYSVVGVGTVVSGTIRQGTVKKGEKLILGPFSSGDFVPVNVRSIEMHHYRKENASVGEVVGISITGVEMTEIKRGMIICHPDYNPSAVREFDADVAILVHPTTIKEGYECITHIETIAETTCFKPIENEYLSAGDTGKIRMRFKYRPFAIREGQKLIFREGKSKGVGTVTRLVS
- a CDS encoding DegT/DnrJ/EryC1/StrS family aminotransferase encodes the protein MIPIAKPLIGEEEIEEVEKVLKSGFIAQGPKVAEFEEEFASYVGTEHAIAVSSGTTALHLALLSAGVGKGDEVITTPFSFAATSNCALYVDAKPVFVDIDLKTFNLNPELIEGAITEKTKAIIPVHLYGQPAQMDRIKQIAKEHDLRVIEDAAQAHGAMIKDKMVGSMGDMACFSFYPTKNMTTSEGGMITTNNSHMADMARILRAHGEKERYKHEILGYNFRMTDISASIGLVQLKKLDGFNQKRIENAEYLKEHIKGLTGIKPPYVSPKVKHVFHQYTVRVKEGKRNALMEYLNQEGIGTGIHYPIPIYKQKLYQDRGYDDNWPETEKAALEVLSLPVHPGLTIEELEKIAISLEAASENLFE
- a CDS encoding DUF1922 domain-containing protein, whose protein sequence is MYLIFRCDCGRAVYAKESVKRKKCVCGKNLKVSERRILAKTQDPQEASKKVQELQEEKYGEAIFTTADKIKR
- the comB gene encoding 2-phosphosulfolactate phosphatase; translation: MQVSLSLERSFSHDVAIMVDVLRASTTITIALEKIPYVIPTLEIEEALVMAPKHQAFLAGERDGATIEGFDTGNSPLEIQKLSGNTLIITTTNGTRILKGIKGRAFIGSFINARAVAQKASNIASEHVEVVMAGVRGKFAIEDFLGAGEIITHLQDHELDEMAQSALLAVQNPELVDYHVKNSRSARKLRKLGFGEDVEFCLQRDISQIAPQFKEGIIRISE
- a CDS encoding TIGR00269 family protein, which codes for MKPLDPENFNQELEKKVKKIIKDYKLIDDGDRVVVALSGGKDSVLTLHLLDKIQKESDFDFKLLAIAIDEGIGGYREDGLKSARNNAYQLGVDYHEISLKKEFGITLDQSESYYQTACVPCGVFRRYLLNRTAHDLGVDKLATGHNLDDEIQSFLMSFARADVRRFAKFGPRQQRIHPKLVPRIKPLWCIPEKEVGMWAVLNEMDVHLAECPYAHQSLRSRLKNYLNQLEEDRPGTKMKILRFFQKSLKINKKEIKLSECEICGEPSAASVCKACEIREFVKNQLEYNNELK